One window of the Propionispora vibrioides genome contains the following:
- a CDS encoding homocysteine S-methyltransferase family protein codes for MLYIFDGAMGTMLQDAGLGAGQCPEIWNIEQPEKVTAIHAEYIRNGADIIETNSFGANRIKLSHYGLSSRVTELNMAAVAAARAACTVHTKIAGSVGPTGKFIAPLGELSFDEAYEVFQEQISALDAAGVDMILIETIIDIQEMRAALLAAKSVTKKPVICQLTYEADGRTVTGTDPRTAAIILEALGADIIGANCSLGPAQLLAVVETLTQATNLPVSIQPNAGMPELIQGKTVFPMSPEEMGSWAAKLAAAGVAYLGGCCGTTPAHIRAMKEAALAVNPAPRPIIAPVTALTSRSKTVYIGPGYPTAIIGERINPTGRKALQADLRQGNFAGIKKEALLQIQNGATLLDVNMGVPGIDQAAAMHTAIQELSMLVDAPLVIDTTDPAALEAGLKAYPGRALINSISAEPERLESFIPLAKKYGAAVLCLPIAPSGVPTTAPERVSVVRQIVNACLAAGLRHQDFVLDALVLTVATDAGAAAETFKTLRLYREQFGYPATMGLSNISFGLPKRDLLNATFCSMALASGLDVPILNPLDERMKETIAAAKALLGFDANGHQFSSAYAALVNTASAASRQASPKEPKDTLGLIRQTVVNGEKESIVPLVEQALKESYTSSQITDQGLTAAMNEVGEAFGAGRCFLPQVLLSAETMRAAFQTIKELLPAQQINTLGTVVLATVKGDIHDLGKNIVAALLENSGFKVIDLGKDIAADAILEAANAHEADIVGLCALMTTTMPEIDNTIAALKAAGNTASTIVGGAVLTADYAAKAGADAYAPNGVEAVKLAKRLLRLP; via the coding sequence ATGCTATACATATTTGACGGTGCCATGGGCACTATGCTGCAGGACGCGGGGTTAGGAGCGGGACAATGTCCGGAAATCTGGAATATCGAGCAGCCGGAAAAAGTCACCGCCATTCACGCGGAATACATCAGGAATGGCGCAGATATTATTGAAACCAACTCCTTTGGTGCCAACCGAATTAAACTGTCCCATTACGGACTAAGCAGCCGGGTAACAGAGTTAAATATGGCTGCCGTAGCCGCAGCCCGCGCCGCTTGCACGGTCCATACCAAAATCGCCGGTTCCGTAGGACCAACCGGAAAATTTATCGCCCCTTTGGGCGAGCTTTCTTTTGACGAGGCTTATGAGGTCTTCCAAGAACAAATCAGCGCCCTCGATGCCGCCGGCGTAGATATGATCTTGATTGAAACCATTATTGACATTCAGGAAATGCGCGCTGCCCTGCTGGCAGCCAAAAGTGTCACCAAAAAGCCGGTTATCTGCCAGCTAACCTATGAAGCAGACGGCCGTACGGTAACCGGAACCGACCCTCGCACGGCCGCTATCATCTTGGAGGCCCTGGGAGCCGACATCATTGGCGCCAATTGTTCACTGGGACCAGCCCAACTGCTGGCCGTAGTCGAAACACTGACCCAGGCAACCAACCTGCCGGTTAGCATTCAACCAAATGCCGGTATGCCTGAACTTATCCAGGGAAAAACTGTTTTTCCCATGAGTCCGGAAGAAATGGGCAGTTGGGCAGCCAAACTGGCTGCCGCCGGCGTCGCCTATCTGGGTGGCTGCTGCGGCACAACCCCGGCACATATCCGGGCGATGAAAGAAGCAGCCCTTGCCGTCAACCCGGCACCACGGCCCATCATCGCACCGGTTACAGCTTTAACAAGCCGCAGTAAGACAGTTTACATTGGCCCCGGCTATCCGACCGCCATCATTGGCGAACGGATTAATCCCACAGGCCGCAAGGCCCTGCAGGCTGATCTGCGCCAGGGAAACTTCGCCGGCATAAAAAAGGAAGCCTTACTGCAAATCCAAAACGGCGCCACTCTGCTGGACGTTAATATGGGTGTGCCCGGTATCGACCAGGCCGCCGCCATGCATACCGCCATTCAGGAACTATCCATGCTGGTCGATGCACCACTGGTTATTGATACTACCGATCCAGCCGCCCTGGAAGCCGGACTGAAAGCTTATCCCGGCCGGGCGTTAATCAATTCGATCAGCGCTGAGCCGGAGCGCCTGGAAAGTTTTATCCCCCTAGCCAAGAAGTATGGCGCCGCGGTCCTCTGCCTGCCGATTGCGCCATCCGGCGTTCCTACTACGGCACCGGAGCGGGTGTCGGTTGTCCGGCAGATTGTAAATGCCTGCCTGGCCGCCGGCCTGCGGCACCAGGACTTCGTGCTGGATGCCCTGGTGCTGACGGTTGCCACTGATGCTGGAGCCGCGGCCGAAACCTTTAAAACCTTGCGTCTATACCGCGAACAATTTGGCTATCCGGCGACCATGGGACTTAGCAATATATCCTTTGGACTGCCTAAGCGGGACCTCTTAAATGCAACCTTTTGTTCCATGGCCTTAGCCAGCGGTCTGGATGTTCCCATTTTGAATCCACTGGATGAACGGATGAAGGAAACTATAGCCGCCGCCAAAGCCTTACTAGGTTTTGACGCAAACGGACACCAGTTCAGCAGCGCCTATGCTGCGCTGGTCAACACAGCATCAGCAGCCTCCCGTCAAGCGTCACCGAAGGAGCCAAAAGATACACTGGGCCTTATCCGGCAAACAGTTGTCAACGGTGAAAAAGAATCCATTGTACCCCTGGTTGAACAGGCTTTAAAAGAATCTTACACCTCCTCGCAAATTACCGATCAGGGACTGACCGCCGCCATGAACGAAGTCGGTGAAGCTTTCGGGGCCGGCCGCTGCTTTTTGCCGCAGGTGCTGCTATCGGCCGAAACCATGCGGGCTGCCTTCCAGACGATTAAAGAGTTACTGCCGGCCCAACAAATTAATACCCTGGGTACAGTTGTACTGGCTACGGTCAAAGGCGACATTCACGATCTGGGGAAAAATATTGTGGCCGCCCTACTAGAAAATAGCGGTTTTAAAGTAATTGACCTGGGGAAAGATATCGCAGCGGACGCCATTCTCGAA